Proteins from one Leptospira perdikensis genomic window:
- a CDS encoding reverse transcriptase domain-containing protein produces the protein MELKLNRTDEEILALFKSLNSVETVANILEVSPKILNYYTFKSENYQKFFIRKKNGKPRTIYSPNTNIKILQQKLLYIFNLLYKPNQYAYGYIKERNIVDNANKHLKKKFILNVDLSDYFPSITYRRVIGYLVKNLKIENTAARIITKLICVEDEKNTFLPQGGVTSPLISNFISENLDKDLSYYLKRFRCEYTRYADDLTISSEDLKFPDKIAVEDQFRQVWLHNDFERIIKKNGFEVNYEKIRLRKPNQRQTVTGLIVNGSKPNVKRSYIRNLRSILYNWETKGYTHIQTAYELKYRKFDNAEFKPIPKIENVIDGKLNFLSMVKGKDDEIYLKLKKRFLKLKATLDDV, from the coding sequence ATGGAACTAAAATTAAATCGAACTGATGAAGAAATTTTAGCTTTGTTTAAATCATTAAATTCGGTAGAGACTGTAGCAAATATCTTAGAAGTAAGTCCCAAAATCCTAAACTACTACACCTTTAAATCAGAAAATTATCAAAAATTTTTTATACGAAAAAAAAACGGAAAACCTAGAACAATATATTCTCCAAATACTAACATAAAGATCCTGCAACAAAAACTATTATACATTTTTAATCTGCTTTATAAACCAAATCAATACGCTTACGGCTATATAAAAGAAAGAAACATTGTTGATAATGCAAATAAACATCTTAAAAAAAAATTCATTCTTAATGTAGATTTATCAGATTACTTTCCAAGTATTACATACAGAAGAGTAATAGGATATTTAGTGAAAAATCTGAAAATAGAAAATACTGCAGCTAGAATAATTACAAAATTGATTTGCGTTGAAGATGAAAAAAACACATTTCTTCCCCAAGGAGGTGTTACTTCGCCACTAATTTCAAATTTTATATCTGAAAATTTAGATAAAGATTTATCCTATTATCTAAAGCGGTTTCGTTGCGAATATACAAGATATGCAGATGATCTTACAATTTCAAGTGAAGACTTAAAGTTTCCAGATAAAATAGCAGTAGAAGACCAATTCAGACAGGTATGGCTTCATAATGATTTTGAACGCATAATCAAAAAAAACGGTTTTGAAGTAAATTATGAAAAAATTAGATTACGAAAACCTAACCAAAGACAAACCGTCACAGGATTAATCGTAAATGGTAGCAAACCAAACGTTAAAAGAAGTTATATTCGAAATTTAAGATCTATTCTTTATAATTGGGAAACAAAGGGCTATACTCATATTCAAACTGCCTATGAGTTAAAATATCGAAAATTCGATAATGCAGAATTTAAACCAATCCCAAAGATTGAGAATGTCATCGATGGTAAGCTAAATTTTTTATCTATGGTAAAAGGGAAAGATGATGAAATCTATCTCAAACTAAAAAAAAGATTTCTAAAATTAAAGGCAACGTTAGACGATGTTTAG
- a CDS encoding type II toxin-antitoxin system HigB family toxin, producing MHVISWKKLDDFITKHPNSESSLKSWYKLVKNTNFKDFNELRMVFNSVDQVGKLTVFNISGNHFRLIAAIHFNRQKVFVRNVLTHNEYDKGKWKKENI from the coding sequence GTGCACGTTATTAGTTGGAAGAAATTAGATGATTTCATTACTAAACATCCAAATTCGGAATCTTCCCTCAAAAGTTGGTATAAATTAGTTAAAAACACTAATTTTAAAGATTTTAATGAATTAAGAATGGTTTTTAATTCTGTTGATCAAGTTGGTAAACTTACTGTATTCAATATAAGTGGAAACCACTTTAGATTAATCGCAGCAATTCACTTCAATAGACAAAAAGTTTTTGTTCGAAACGTTTTAACTCATAATGAATATGACAAAGGAAAATGGAAAAAGGAGAATATATGA